From Pseudomonas sp. G2-4:
TAAAACCGATTCGATAGGAGTGACTGGATGAAAATCATCATCCTCGGCGCAGGACAGGTCGGCGGTTCGCTGGCGGAGCATCTGGCCAGTGAAGCCAACGACATCACCGTGGTCGACACCGACGGCGAACGCCTGCGCGACCTCGGTGACCGCCTCGACATCCGCACCGTACAAGGCCGGGGTTCCTTGCCCACGGTGCTGCGCCAGGCCGGTGCCGACGATGCCGACATGCTGGTGGCCGTGACCAACAGCGATGAAACCAACATGGTCGCCTGCCAGGTCGCCCACACCTTGTTCCACACCCCGACCAAAATCGCCCGGGTGCGCGAAGCGGCCTACTTGACCCGCGCCGACCTGTTCGACAACGAAGCGATTCCGGTGGACGTGCTGATCAGCCCCGAGCAGGTGGTGACCAACTACATCAAGCGCCTGATCGAGCACCCAGGGGCGTTGCAGGTGATCGACTTTGCCGAAGGCAAGGCCCAACTGGTGGCGGTCAAGGCCTACTACGGCGGACCGTTGGTGGGCCAGCAACTGCGTCAGTTGCGCGAGCACATGCCGAATGTGGAGACACGGGTCGCGGCGATTTTCCGCCGTGACCGACCGATTCTGCCCCAGGGCGATACGGTGATCGAAGCGGACGACGAAGTATTTTTCATCGCCGCCAAAGCGAATATTCGTGCGGTGATGAGCGAAATGCGCCGCCTCGACGAGAACTACAAGCGCATCGTCATCGCCGGCGGCGGACAGATCGGCGAGCGCCTGGCCGAAGCCATCGAAAGCCGCTACCAGGTCAAGATCATCGAGATGAACCCGGCGCGCTGCCGCTACCTCTCGGACACCCTCGACAGCACCGTGGTGCTGCAAGGCAGCGCCTCCGACCGCGACCTGCTGATGGAAGAAAACATCGCCGACGCTGACATCTTCCTGGCCCTGACCAACGACGACGAAGCCAACATCATGTCGTCGCTATTGGCCAAGCGCCTGGGGGCGAAGAAGGTCATGACCATCATCAACAACCCGGCCTACGTCGACCTGATCCAGGGCGGCGACATCGACATCGCCATCAGCCCGCAACTGGCGACCATCGGCACCTTGCTCGCCCACGTGCGCCGCGGCGACATCGTCAGCGTGCACTCCCTGCGCCGCGGCGCGGCCGAAGCCATCGAGGCCATTGCCCACGGCGACGCCAAGTCCAGCAAAGTCATCGGCAAAGCCATCCGCGACCTCGGCCTGCCGCCCGGCACCACCATCGGCGCAATCATCCGCGACGAACAAGTCCTGATCGCCCACGACGACACCACCATCCAGACCGGCGACCATGTGATCCTGTTCCTGGTGGACAAGAAGCACATTCGCGACGTCGAAAAACTGTTCCATGTGGGGTTGAGCTTTTTCTGATCCGGGATGTGCAGGGTCAGGAAGGGCCTCATCGCGAGCAAGCTCGCTCCCACAGTGGATTGCCATTGCTCACAAATGTTGTGAGCCACCCCAACCCCCTGTGGGAGATGTGCAGGGTCAGAAAGGGCCCCATCGCGAGCAGGCTCGCTCCCACAGAGGATTCAATGCTGTTCACAAGATTTGTGTTCACCCTAGATCCCCTGTGGGAGCGAGCTTGCTCGCGATAGCTATCCAGCAGCCAACAGATCAACCCCTGACACAACAGATAAGGACGCCGCCATGCTCGAATCCCTGGAAAAAATGCTCGCCAAGGGCGTAGACAACGCCCTGCTACGCTTCGGCCTGGGCAAAGGCTACCTCGACCTCGGCGAATTCCCCCGCGCCGCCGAACACTTCCAACGCTGCGTCGAACTCGACCCCAAATACTCAGCCGCCTGGAAACTACTGGGCAAGGCCCACCAAGGCCAAGGCGACCTACCGGCCGCCCGCCAAGCCTGGGAACAAGGCCTCGAAGCCGCCCGCGCCCACGGCGACAAACAGGCGGAAAAGGAAATGACGGTGTTCCTGAAGAAGCTGGACCGTCATCCCTGAATTCACACAGAACAGCTTTTTGTGGCGAGGGAGCTTGCTCCCGCTTGAGTGCGAGGCACTCACAAAAAGCCCACCGCGCCCGAATGCCAATCAATCAACCAGCAAGCACACACAAAACCCTGTGGCGAGGGGATTCATCGCCGCTAGGGCTGCGCAGCAGCCCCAAACGGTCAACACGGTCTGTCTGATCTACCGGGGACTAACGGAGATTTTTCCTCAATAGATGTTCTGCTTTCGGCCGATTGTGTTGAAAAAGTCGATGTTGATATTCTCAACCGTTCTCTTGGACTGGTTCTGGATAGATGGGCTCATGTTAACCGGCTTGAATCATCTTACGTTGGCGGTTGTGAACCTCTCTCGCAGCATTGAGTTTTATGTGGCTCTGCCCGGCTTTAGATTGGCTGCCCGCTGGGAGACGGGGGCTTATCTTTCCCTCGGTGATCTCTGGCTTTGTCTGTCTCTCGATGAGAGCCGTGTGGCGAAAAAACAGCCTGATTACACCCACTATGCGTTTTCGGTGGGGCAGGATTATTTTGAAGAAGTCACCGCTTATTTGCGGCTTCGTAACGTTATTGAGTGGAAATCCAATTCGAGCGAAGGTAACTCGTTTTATTTTTCGGATCCCGATGGGCATCGCCTGGAAGTCCATGTAGGCAGCCTGGCTTCAAGGCTTGAGCAATGCCGGCGCCAGCCGTATGCAGGTATGGAGTTTTTTGACTGACCCTTTTCTACAGCCCCGTGATCTGTCTCGCTGGCTTTTCAAAGAGGCGGGGACGGATTTTTTTTGATAAAACCCCACAAAGCCCTGAAGGCTCAAACTTCCGTGGCGAGGGAGCTTGCTCCCGCTTGAGTGCAAAGCACTCACAAAAAAGTCCACCGCGGAATATCAGAAAATAAATCCGTCCCCTTATTCGTGCTTATTCGTGCATCTGTAAGCCACTGTATCCAGCGCCTTCGCAGACTCAAAACAACGCATAACCACCGGTTGCCGAACATAACCGGCATACATCCCCTTGCAAGAATGCTCCCCATCGAATCGCCATCGGCCCCCCATGGCGAGCCCTGACGTAAGGAGACCTTGTCATGAATACCCAATCCTACCGCCCTCAGGGCTGGCAGCTGTTCAGCCTGATCGCCGCCCTGGTGGTGGCAATGAGCGTCGCGGCTGTCGCGGCACAACCCGACCTTGTCGAGGGCCTGCGCAGCGCCATCCGCGCCACCGCCCGCTCCTCCTTCGCACTGTTTCTGATCGCGTTCACCGCGTCGGCCTTTGCCGTACTGGTGCCTTCACCGCTCGCCAAGGCACTGGTCCGGGAGAGACGCTTCATTGGCCTCGCCTTTGCCTTCTCCCACCTGGTGCATGCCGTGCTGATCTACGCCTATGGGCAGCTCAACACCGAGTTCTGGCCCGCCCGCACCGTTGCCAACAACATCCCGGGCGGGACCGCCTACGCCTTCATCCTGCTGATGGCCCTGACCTCATTCAAAGCGCCCGCCCGACTGCTGGGGCCCAAGGCCTGGAAGGCATTGCATGTCACAGGCATGTGGGTCATCGCCGCTGTATTTGCCCTCTCCAACTTCAAACGTATCCCGATGAGCGACTGGTACGTGCTGCCGTTCGGCCTAATCTGCGCCGCCGTGGCAATCCGCCTGGTCGGCAAGCTGGCCATGGCCAACAAACGCAGCCAAGCCAGGCAAGCGTCGATGCGCCGGGCAGCGGTCGCCTCCTGATCGTCCAGACAGGCGGCCCGGCGTCGTGGTGCGGAACATGCGAAGCGGCTTTCTGGTTGTTTATTGCAAAGCGCTCCGTCGGATCCATTGATCCCACGCTAAACCAGCGGGGTAGAGAGCAGGCTCTCGCGCTAGCGAAGCACTTGCCCGACAACCTGGACGCGATGGTTGTATCCCTCTGCGCAGAGCCCAAGAAACCGCTGTTATCCTGAACCGCACTTTGAACCTCCCAAGCTCAACCCTGAATGCATTTCGCGAACGCAGTGTGGGTGTTTTTGAGGGGCTGACTCAGGCTGATGCAAGCGAGCGTTACCCGGAGCTTTGGTCTCAAAACATCACGCGGCGCTGGGCGGTTGGGCCAACGGATGGATAGTCGGTTCGCGACGTGGTTCAGCGTGTTCGAGAGGGGCTGCTCGAGCTGCAAAAGCGCTACCCGTCAAAACACGTTTTGCTGGTCGCCCACGGCTTCGTTGCAAAGACGATCCGGGCCTTGGCGAAAAGCGGACGCTCAGTGAGACCGCTAGATTCAGATAGCCCAAGACCGCAGGCAAACTTTCGTTCTTCCCCTTGTGGGCATTGCCTTGGTTCTCCTTTAGCGTTTTCGTATGATGACTGAACACGATATTAGGAATGTCTTGGCGTGAAATCGTCATCGAATAATGCTTCGTCAAGCCAGGGCTTATCAACCGGCGCCAAATGGGATGTCAGCGATGCTGTAAACCAGCTTTCCTGGGATGACTTGCGCATCATCAAAACGCTTAGCGAATGTGGCAATCGTGCCGACACTGCCAAGAGGCTAGGAGTCAACGTTTCCACCGTCTCGCGTCGTGTCTCTCAGGTTGAGAAAACGCTGGGAGTCGCCCTGTTCGATCATCGCCGCTCTGGATACATGCTGACTGCCGAAGGCGCGGAGTTGCGGGCGCTCGCTGAGCGAGTGGAACTTGATATTGTCAGCGTCGCTCGGCGCGTATCGCGCGCGGGTCAGGGGCCTCTCGGAAAACTGAGAATTACCACCAGCGATTCTCTGCTGCTCTACTTCCTCACCCCGATCATTGCTGATTTCAAGACGGTTAACGAAGGGATAGCAATTGAGGTGCTAGTGGGTAACCAGACGCTGAGTCTGGCCCGAGATGAATC
This genomic window contains:
- the trkA gene encoding Trk system potassium transporter TrkA, which codes for MKIIILGAGQVGGSLAEHLASEANDITVVDTDGERLRDLGDRLDIRTVQGRGSLPTVLRQAGADDADMLVAVTNSDETNMVACQVAHTLFHTPTKIARVREAAYLTRADLFDNEAIPVDVLISPEQVVTNYIKRLIEHPGALQVIDFAEGKAQLVAVKAYYGGPLVGQQLRQLREHMPNVETRVAAIFRRDRPILPQGDTVIEADDEVFFIAAKANIRAVMSEMRRLDENYKRIVIAGGGQIGERLAEAIESRYQVKIIEMNPARCRYLSDTLDSTVVLQGSASDRDLLMEENIADADIFLALTNDDEANIMSSLLAKRLGAKKVMTIINNPAYVDLIQGGDIDIAISPQLATIGTLLAHVRRGDIVSVHSLRRGAAEAIEAIAHGDAKSSKVIGKAIRDLGLPPGTTIGAIIRDEQVLIAHDDTTIQTGDHVILFLVDKKHIRDVEKLFHVGLSFF
- a CDS encoding tetratricopeptide repeat protein, which produces MLESLEKMLAKGVDNALLRFGLGKGYLDLGEFPRAAEHFQRCVELDPKYSAAWKLLGKAHQGQGDLPAARQAWEQGLEAARAHGDKQAEKEMTVFLKKLDRHP
- the fos gene encoding fosfomycin resistance glutathione transferase, encoding MLTGLNHLTLAVVNLSRSIEFYVALPGFRLAARWETGAYLSLGDLWLCLSLDESRVAKKQPDYTHYAFSVGQDYFEEVTAYLRLRNVIEWKSNSSEGNSFYFSDPDGHRLEVHVGSLASRLEQCRRQPYAGMEFFD
- a CDS encoding ferric reductase-like transmembrane domain-containing protein; this encodes MNTQSYRPQGWQLFSLIAALVVAMSVAAVAAQPDLVEGLRSAIRATARSSFALFLIAFTASAFAVLVPSPLAKALVRERRFIGLAFAFSHLVHAVLIYAYGQLNTEFWPARTVANNIPGGTAYAFILLMALTSFKAPARLLGPKAWKALHVTGMWVIAAVFALSNFKRIPMSDWYVLPFGLICAAVAIRLVGKLAMANKRSQARQASMRRAAVAS
- a CDS encoding LysR family transcriptional regulator — protein: MKSSSNNASSSQGLSTGAKWDVSDAVNQLSWDDLRIIKTLSECGNRADTAKRLGVNVSTVSRRVSQVEKTLGVALFDHRRSGYMLTAEGAELRALAERVELDIVSVARRVSRAGQGPLGKLRITTSDSLLLYFLTPIIADFKTVNEGIAIEVLVGNQTLSLARDESDIAVRATNKPAESLVGRKLATIAWAPYGSVKSAPASKPFVDGEEWVSYSGALCGLKAASYLECRVDANCISYRTDSVAAASAAIAAGLGFGFLPCMLGDITPGLVRVGPVVPELSDDLWLLTHQDIRKSWRVKAFMTFCAAAVADQKPLIEGHLNLPVT